One region of Flavobacterium pisciphilum genomic DNA includes:
- a CDS encoding GNAT family N-acetyltransferase has protein sequence MKLPPYTSFPNITGDKISLRQILPSDIIDIIEISYYDAVQATTLEQATEMQAKINKDYTDGNSIHWGIAENTTNKIVGTCGYYRGLDVGAGELGCVLLPKYRGQGFMTSAMSLAIKFGNNHIGLNRIWAETSQENNNAIKLLERLNFIKTADLDNDYIEYELK, from the coding sequence ATGAAACTACCTCCCTACACTAGTTTTCCAAATATTACTGGTGATAAAATCTCATTGCGACAAATTCTTCCCTCTGATATTATTGACATCATCGAAATTTCATATTATGATGCTGTACAGGCTACAACACTGGAACAAGCTACAGAAATGCAAGCTAAAATTAACAAAGACTATACTGATGGTAACTCTATTCATTGGGGTATTGCAGAAAACACTACAAATAAAATTGTTGGAACTTGTGGCTATTATCGTGGTCTCGATGTAGGTGCTGGTGAACTTGGTTGTGTTTTATTACCTAAATATCGTGGACAAGGCTTTATGACATCAGCAATGTCTTTAGCCATAAAATTTGGAAACAATCATATAGGGCTAAACCGCATTTGGGCTGAAACATCTCAAGAAAACAATAATGCAATTAAACTTCTCGAAAGGCTTAACTTTATTAAAACTGCCGATTTAGATAATGATTACATTGAATACGAATTAAAATAA
- a CDS encoding ArnT family glycosyltransferase — protein sequence MTKKTIILFGFIIVKFALQYTLISSEYDLQRDEYLHLDQARHLAWGYLSVPPVTSWISYIILLLGNSVFWIKFFPALFGVLTLIIVWKTIEKLNGNLYALILGTTCLLFSSLLRINILYQPNSLDVLCWTAFYYIIIQYVTTEKSKWLYIGAIVFALGFLNKYNILFLLIGLIPAILLTKQRQLFTNKKLYVALLLGMILILPNILWQYSNHFPVVHHMKELAETQLVNMDRFDFLKKQLLYFIGSFFVLLSALYALLFYKPYEKYRFFFTSLIFTLIVFLYFKAKAYYAIGLYPIYIAFGAVYLSEILKTGWKRYLQPVFVAIPLLFFIPMYNLSFPNKSPEYIIKHPENYKKLGMLKWEDGKDHNLPQDYADMLAWKELARKTDSVYATIANPEKTLVLCDNYGQAGAINYYTQKGIRAVSFNADYVNWFNLDVQYTNLIRIKEYHENDDEIAETSPYFNSYAVADSITNKNAREYRTTIFVFTDAKIDINKRISKEIKDSKRF from the coding sequence ATGACTAAGAAAACCATAATCTTATTCGGATTTATCATTGTTAAATTTGCTTTACAGTATACGCTAATAAGTTCCGAATATGATTTGCAACGTGACGAATACCTTCATCTCGATCAAGCACGTCACTTAGCTTGGGGCTATTTATCAGTCCCTCCAGTAACATCTTGGATTTCTTATATCATACTGCTACTTGGAAATTCTGTTTTCTGGATTAAGTTCTTCCCTGCTCTCTTTGGTGTTTTGACACTCATAATCGTTTGGAAGACTATTGAAAAACTCAATGGAAATTTATATGCTTTAATTCTAGGCACAACGTGTCTTCTTTTTTCATCATTGCTACGAATAAACATCCTTTATCAACCCAACTCATTAGATGTATTATGTTGGACCGCTTTTTATTACATCATAATTCAATACGTCACTACCGAAAAATCAAAATGGCTTTATATAGGAGCAATCGTATTTGCCTTGGGTTTTCTCAACAAATACAATATCCTATTCCTACTCATAGGTCTAATTCCTGCTATTTTATTAACCAAACAAAGGCAACTATTCACTAATAAAAAACTCTATGTTGCCTTGCTTTTAGGAATGATTCTTATTTTACCCAATATCTTATGGCAATACAGCAACCACTTTCCAGTTGTTCACCATATGAAAGAATTGGCAGAAACTCAATTAGTCAACATGGATCGTTTTGACTTTTTAAAAAAGCAATTACTTTATTTTATAGGTTCGTTCTTTGTGCTACTTTCAGCCTTGTATGCCTTATTGTTTTACAAACCTTATGAAAAATATAGATTCTTTTTTACTTCACTAATTTTCACCCTTATTGTATTCTTATACTTTAAAGCCAAAGCGTATTACGCCATCGGTTTATATCCTATTTATATAGCTTTTGGGGCTGTTTACCTTTCTGAAATTTTAAAAACTGGTTGGAAACGTTATCTGCAACCCGTATTTGTCGCCATTCCACTATTGTTTTTCATTCCTATGTACAATTTATCATTCCCAAATAAAAGCCCTGAATATATAATAAAACACCCCGAGAACTATAAAAAACTAGGAATGCTCAAATGGGAAGATGGCAAAGATCATAATTTACCACAAGATTATGCCGATATGCTGGCTTGGAAAGAGCTCGCCCGTAAAACCGATTCGGTTTATGCAACTATTGCCAATCCTGAAAAAACCTTGGTTCTTTGTGATAATTACGGCCAGGCTGGAGCTATTAATTATTACACTCAGAAAGGAATTAGAGCTGTTTCGTTTAATGCCGATTATGTAAATTGGTTTAATCTTGATGTCCAATACACCAACTTAATCCGTATAAAAGAGTACCATGAAAACGATGATGAAATTGCAGAAACTAGTCCCTATTTTAACTCCTATGCAGTAGCCGATTCCATCACTAATAAAAATGCAAGAGAATACAGAACAACTATTTTTGTTTTTACTGATGCAAAAATTGATATCAATAAAAGAATTAGTAAAGAGATTAAGGATTCTAAAAGGTTTTGA
- a CDS encoding ATP-binding cassette domain-containing protein: MLNIHNLSVSFGGSYLFEEVTFRLGAGDRVGLVGKNGAGKSTMLKILAGDFKPDSGQIATEKEVRMGFLRQDIDFEQGRTVLEEAYEAFTDIKVVEKKLEQINHQLVTRTDYESEEYSQIIEDLSDYTHRFELLGGYNYVGDTEKILLGLGFKREVFNNQTETFSGGWRMRIELAKLLLQSNDILLLDEPTNHLDIESIIWLESFLRNYPGVVVIVSHDKMFLDNVTNRTIEISLGKAYDFNKPYSEYLELRHEIREKQLATQKNQAKKIEETEKLIEKFRAKASKASMAQSLIKKLDKVERIEVDEDDNSVMNISFPVSKEPGRVVVEADNVTKAYGDKVILKDINLLVERGSKIAFVGQNGQGKSTFIKAIVDEFEYQGSIKLGHNVQLGYFAQNQAEYLDGEITLLQTMEDAAMDTNRSKVRDMLGSFLFRGDDVEKKVKVLSGGERNRLALCKLLLQPINVLLMDEPTNHLDIKSKNVLKAALQKFGGTLLLVSHDRDFLQGMSNLVYEFKDQKIKEYLGDINYFLEQRNLENMREVEKKDATKAGAPKESNKASYEDQKKNKALQNRLSKVESQIKQLEKDIQHDDKMLASNYDKHIEDASFFMAYNKKKAELDKLLSEWEVVQEEIDNL, from the coding sequence ATGCTTAATATACATAATTTATCTGTTTCGTTTGGGGGTTCTTATTTGTTTGAGGAAGTTACTTTTCGTTTAGGTGCAGGAGATCGAGTAGGTCTTGTAGGGAAAAATGGTGCTGGAAAATCAACAATGCTAAAAATTCTTGCAGGAGATTTTAAACCAGATTCAGGACAAATTGCAACAGAGAAAGAAGTAAGAATGGGTTTCCTACGTCAGGATATCGATTTTGAACAAGGAAGAACAGTACTCGAAGAGGCGTACGAAGCTTTTACAGATATAAAAGTTGTAGAGAAAAAATTAGAGCAAATCAATCATCAATTGGTAACTAGAACCGATTATGAAAGTGAAGAGTACAGCCAGATTATCGAAGACTTATCTGATTATACCCACCGTTTTGAATTATTAGGAGGATATAATTATGTTGGAGATACAGAGAAAATTCTTTTAGGTTTAGGTTTTAAAAGAGAAGTGTTCAATAACCAAACCGAAACTTTTTCGGGAGGATGGAGAATGCGTATTGAGTTGGCGAAATTATTATTACAGTCTAATGATATTTTGTTACTGGATGAGCCTACGAATCACTTGGATATCGAGAGTATCATTTGGTTAGAAAGTTTCTTGCGTAATTATCCTGGTGTTGTGGTAATTGTATCACACGATAAAATGTTCTTGGATAATGTAACCAATAGGACAATCGAAATTTCATTGGGTAAGGCGTATGATTTTAATAAGCCGTATTCAGAATATTTAGAGTTACGTCATGAAATTCGTGAAAAACAATTGGCTACACAAAAAAACCAAGCCAAGAAAATTGAAGAAACAGAGAAGTTAATCGAGAAATTCCGTGCTAAAGCTTCAAAAGCATCAATGGCACAATCGCTTATCAAGAAATTAGATAAAGTAGAGCGTATCGAGGTAGACGAAGATGATAATTCAGTGATGAATATTTCATTCCCAGTTTCAAAAGAACCAGGGAGAGTAGTTGTCGAAGCTGATAATGTTACCAAAGCTTACGGAGATAAAGTAATACTTAAAGATATAAATCTGTTGGTAGAACGTGGAAGCAAAATTGCTTTCGTGGGACAGAACGGACAAGGTAAATCAACTTTTATAAAAGCAATCGTTGATGAATTTGAATATCAAGGAAGCATAAAATTAGGGCACAACGTTCAGTTGGGTTATTTTGCTCAAAATCAAGCTGAATACCTAGATGGAGAAATCACATTGTTACAAACAATGGAAGATGCTGCAATGGACACCAACCGATCAAAAGTTCGTGATATGTTGGGTTCGTTTTTGTTTCGTGGAGATGATGTAGAAAAAAAGGTAAAAGTTCTTTCGGGAGGTGAAAGAAACCGTTTGGCATTATGTAAGTTGTTGTTACAACCTATAAATGTTTTGCTAATGGATGAGCCTACGAATCACTTGGACATAAAATCTAAGAATGTACTGAAAGCTGCGCTTCAAAAATTCGGAGGAACATTATTGTTAGTTTCTCACGATAGAGATTTCCTTCAAGGAATGTCTAATTTGGTGTATGAATTCAAGGATCAAAAGATAAAAGAATATTTAGGAGACATCAATTATTTCTTAGAGCAACGTAATTTGGAAAACATGCGTGAAGTTGAGAAAAAAGATGCTACAAAAGCAGGAGCTCCTAAAGAAAGTAATAAAGCTTCATACGAAGATCAAAAGAAAAATAAAGCGTTGCAGAATCGCTTGAGTAAAGTTGAAAGTCAAATCAAACAACTAGAAAAAGACATTCAGCACGACGATAAAATGTTAGCATCAAATTATGATAAGCATATCGAAGATGCTTCATTCTTTATGGCATACAATAAAAAGAAAGCCGAATTAGATAAATTACTTTCAGAATGGGAAGTAGTTCAAGAAGAAATAGATAATCTATAA
- a CDS encoding S24 family peptidase, with protein MIVNRILQIIEYKGINKRKFYIETGLSNGFLDKVKDIGASKIEHILNAYPEISMIWLLTGKGNMLLNPIDLENKSDVENGLIQEPNSAYNAEIDKASLKQQVPLYDIQTPTGIASLFNDTDQTPIDFISIPNLPKCDGAIHVNGDSMYPIIKSGDVIIYKKVNNTTENIFWGEMYLVALVTDDLEEFIMIKWVQKSDKGDDWIKLVSENPQHQPKEILFKNIKGLALVKATIRINATY; from the coding sequence ATGATAGTAAACAGAATACTACAAATTATTGAATACAAAGGAATTAACAAGAGGAAGTTCTATATCGAAACGGGTCTATCTAATGGGTTTTTAGATAAGGTTAAGGATATTGGCGCCTCAAAAATAGAGCATATACTCAATGCCTATCCTGAAATTAGTATGATCTGGCTTTTAACTGGAAAAGGGAATATGCTTTTAAACCCAATTGATCTTGAAAATAAATCTGATGTAGAAAACGGTTTGATTCAGGAACCAAATTCAGCTTACAATGCTGAAATAGATAAAGCATCTCTAAAACAACAAGTTCCTTTATACGATATACAAACTCCTACTGGAATTGCCTCTTTATTTAATGATACCGATCAAACTCCAATAGATTTCATATCGATACCTAATTTACCTAAATGCGATGGTGCAATTCATGTAAATGGTGATAGCATGTATCCTATCATAAAGAGTGGTGATGTTATTATCTACAAAAAAGTAAATAACACTACTGAAAATATCTTTTGGGGCGAAATGTATTTGGTTGCACTGGTGACTGATGATCTTGAAGAATTCATCATGATTAAATGGGTACAGAAATCTGATAAAGGTGATGATTGGATAAAATTAGTAAGCGAAAATCCCCAACACCAACCTAAAGAAATTCTTTTTAAAAATATAAAAGGATTGGCCTTAGTTAAAGCAACTATCAGAATAAACGCCACCTATTAA
- a CDS encoding diacylglycerol/lipid kinase family protein, whose protein sequence is MKRNIIFVVNPISGDLDKSELIATVKSYAVTCHINLSVYETTGKDDIAKIIALYNEYLPSRIVVAGGDGTVKMVAEAMEKYDVVVGILPAGSANGLSVDLNLPKTLEENLSIAFHNNYTEMDMISINGKKSIHLSDIGLNADLIKNYEESNIRGFWGYASQAYTTIKESGDPFIVSISANNQTVAHEARMVVIANSQKYGTGVVINPKGNVNDGKFELVVLKSLDLIILGKIITGNMPIDSEDIVIISTDRAVMRTNHPVSFQIDGEYCGAQTELDIHILHKQMKIAIP, encoded by the coding sequence TTGAAGCGAAATATCATATTTGTTGTAAACCCTATTTCAGGTGATTTGGATAAGTCAGAACTTATCGCAACCGTAAAATCCTATGCGGTAACTTGTCATATTAATTTGAGTGTATATGAAACTACTGGAAAGGATGATATTGCTAAAATAATAGCACTGTATAATGAGTACTTGCCTTCTAGAATTGTTGTTGCTGGTGGAGATGGAACTGTAAAGATGGTAGCTGAAGCAATGGAGAAGTATGATGTAGTTGTTGGGATATTACCAGCAGGATCAGCTAATGGTTTATCGGTGGATTTAAATTTGCCAAAAACACTAGAAGAAAATTTAAGTATTGCTTTTCATAATAATTATACCGAGATGGATATGATTTCTATTAACGGCAAGAAGAGTATTCATCTGAGCGATATTGGTCTCAATGCTGATTTAATTAAGAACTATGAAGAAAGTAATATAAGAGGATTTTGGGGTTATGCATCACAGGCTTACACGACCATAAAAGAGTCAGGAGATCCTTTTATCGTATCTATTTCAGCCAACAATCAAACAGTAGCGCATGAAGCAAGAATGGTGGTGATTGCCAATTCTCAAAAATATGGAACAGGCGTTGTAATCAATCCTAAAGGCAATGTTAATGATGGTAAGTTTGAATTGGTGGTTTTAAAAAGCTTAGATTTAATAATCCTAGGAAAAATTATTACAGGAAACATGCCTATCGATTCAGAAGACATTGTTATTATTTCGACAGATAGAGCTGTGATGAGAACGAATCATCCAGTTAGTTTTCAAATCGATGGAGAGTATTGTGGAGCTCAAACAGAATTAGACATCCATATTTTGCACAAGCAAATGAAAATTGCAATTCCTTAA
- a CDS encoding NAD(P)/FAD-dependent oxidoreductase, translating into MIDYLIIGSGLAGISFSEKALSHNKSILVVDDKSQNSSKIAGGLYNPVILKRFSEVWQAQPQLVLMDSFYADIERKLATKFNYQLPIIRKFFSIEEQNNWFSASDKKNLAPFLSTKLITKKYNSIDSPYDYGEVLHTGYVDTALLLEKYREYLIAENLLLQDTFDYSQIEFLDSGIQYKNIQARHIIFAEGFGLHKNPFFNDLPLDGTKGELFIIKAVGLNLDVIVNTSVFILPLGNDLFKVGATYNWKDKTDLPTEEAKQELLERIREIITCEFEIVEHFAGIRPTVKDRRPLVGAHNTHKSLHILNGLGTRGVMLGPAMAKALFENIENEIPLDNEINIQRFYKKNKK; encoded by the coding sequence ATGATTGACTATTTAATTATTGGCTCAGGTTTGGCAGGGATTTCTTTTTCAGAGAAAGCATTGTCGCACAATAAATCTATTTTGGTAGTAGATGATAAATCACAAAACTCATCAAAAATTGCAGGAGGATTGTATAATCCAGTAATTTTAAAAAGATTTAGTGAAGTGTGGCAAGCACAACCACAACTTGTTTTAATGGATTCGTTTTATGCAGATATAGAAAGAAAACTTGCTACAAAATTCAACTACCAACTTCCAATCATAAGAAAGTTTTTCTCAATAGAAGAGCAGAATAATTGGTTTAGTGCTTCAGACAAAAAAAACTTAGCGCCTTTTTTATCTACTAAATTAATTACCAAAAAATACAATAGTATAGATTCTCCATACGATTATGGCGAAGTTTTACATACAGGTTATGTAGACACTGCCTTGTTGTTAGAAAAGTATAGAGAATATTTAATAGCCGAAAATTTACTATTGCAAGACACATTTGATTATAGTCAAATTGAGTTTTTGGATTCAGGAATCCAGTATAAAAACATTCAGGCGCGTCATATAATTTTTGCTGAAGGATTCGGGTTGCATAAGAACCCATTCTTTAATGATTTACCTTTGGATGGTACAAAAGGGGAGTTGTTTATTATAAAAGCAGTAGGTTTAAATTTAGATGTAATTGTGAATACAAGTGTATTTATCTTGCCCTTAGGAAATGACTTGTTTAAGGTAGGAGCAACATACAATTGGAAAGATAAAACCGACTTGCCTACCGAAGAGGCTAAACAAGAACTTCTAGAGCGCATTCGCGAAATTATCACATGCGAATTTGAAATCGTTGAGCACTTTGCTGGAATTCGCCCTACAGTAAAAGACAGAAGACCATTGGTAGGAGCGCATAATACACATAAATCACTTCATATTCTAAATGGATTAGGTACACGTGGAGTTATGCTTGGACCAGCAATGGCAAAAGCCTTATTTGAAAATATTGAAAATGAAATCCCTTTGGATAATGAAATAAATATCCAACGCTTTTATAAAAAGAACAAGAAGTAA
- a CDS encoding DUF1761 domain-containing protein gives MEMNFIAFLASALTTLITGFIWYNPKVFGTIWMREAKITEDDLKKGNMLKIFGLTYIFSLMITIIVSALTIHQTGALGMVGGPPMVESAKPSFAAFMADYGTAYRTFKHGSLHGFLTGVFFVFPILAINGLFERKSWKYIFIHAGYWILTLTIMGGIICAWA, from the coding sequence ATGGAAATGAATTTCATAGCATTTTTGGCTTCAGCCTTAACAACTCTTATTACTGGTTTTATCTGGTACAACCCTAAAGTCTTTGGAACAATCTGGATGCGAGAGGCCAAAATAACCGAAGATGACCTCAAGAAAGGAAATATGCTTAAAATTTTTGGATTAACTTATATCTTTTCTTTAATGATAACTATAATTGTTTCGGCATTAACAATTCATCAAACGGGAGCATTAGGAATGGTTGGAGGTCCTCCAATGGTAGAAAGTGCAAAACCATCTTTTGCTGCTTTCATGGCTGATTATGGAACTGCGTATCGCACCTTTAAACACGGTTCACTTCATGGATTCTTAACAGGAGTCTTTTTTGTTTTCCCAATACTAGCAATTAATGGTTTATTCGAAAGAAAATCTTGGAAATATATTTTCATACATGCAGGATATTGGATTCTTACCCTAACCATAATGGGTGGAATTATTTGTGCATGGGCATAA
- a CDS encoding DUF983 domain-containing protein encodes MFKKGSKLNSILKGTCPKCQNESMYEDKNPLHLTKVLKMNESCSHCGFVYQIEPSFFYGAMYVSYGLNVALGIAAFVISYVLLDSSIEASFIAIVVTLVLLFPFVLRWSRNIYINMFVSYDPTTNIK; translated from the coding sequence ATGTTCAAAAAAGGATCTAAACTAAATAGTATTTTAAAAGGAACTTGTCCTAAATGTCAAAACGAAAGTATGTACGAAGACAAGAATCCGCTACATTTAACTAAGGTTTTGAAAATGAATGAATCTTGTAGCCATTGCGGATTTGTATATCAAATTGAGCCTTCTTTTTTCTATGGAGCAATGTATGTAAGCTATGGCTTAAACGTTGCTTTAGGAATTGCAGCCTTTGTAATATCTTATGTTTTATTAGATTCTAGTATCGAAGCTTCGTTTATAGCAATTGTAGTAACTCTTGTTTTGTTATTCCCTTTTGTATTAAGATGGTCAAGAAATATATACATCAATATGTTTGTTTCTTATGACCCTACTACCAATATAAAATAA
- a CDS encoding peptidogalycan biosysnthesis protein has protein sequence MNTSYSFQIYNNTASLPKSWNDLASHNIFLSKEYLEVLEKSAPTNMLCHYIGFFKDSELVGITLTQFLDSNKLESFGERDQCVKTSVRNFAFKKFASHVLFVGNNMLTGQNAFSFSEKISLPKAIKLLHKAINALKKDFKSKGKKIHITTIKDFSAKEIHMLAAEFKKGYTFSIQPNMVFKINENWKTEADYIDALSKKYRDQYKRTRKKALGIEKKKMDLNDIIAFEDTIYDLYYHVAKNAPFNTFFLAKNHFSVFKETLKEKFLFYGYFIDGNLIGFNTLIMNGTAMDTYFLGYDESIQREKMLYLNMLYDMIAFSINKGFKEIIFARTALEIKSSVGAKPVKMYGLITHSNSLINHNIAKLFNYLEPKTDWQERNPFK, from the coding sequence TTGAATACATCTTATTCCTTCCAGATTTACAACAATACTGCATCACTTCCTAAATCATGGAATGATTTGGCTAGCCATAATATTTTTTTATCCAAAGAATATCTAGAAGTATTAGAGAAATCAGCACCAACCAATATGCTGTGTCATTATATTGGTTTTTTTAAAGATTCTGAATTAGTAGGCATTACCCTTACACAATTTTTAGATTCTAATAAACTTGAATCATTTGGAGAACGAGATCAATGTGTAAAAACTTCAGTTCGCAATTTTGCCTTCAAAAAATTTGCTTCTCATGTTTTATTTGTGGGTAACAATATGCTCACTGGACAAAATGCATTTTCATTTTCTGAAAAAATCTCCCTGCCAAAAGCAATTAAACTATTGCACAAAGCTATAAATGCATTAAAGAAGGATTTTAAATCTAAAGGCAAAAAAATTCACATTACAACTATCAAAGATTTTTCTGCTAAGGAAATTCATATGCTTGCTGCCGAATTTAAGAAAGGATATACATTTTCTATTCAGCCAAACATGGTTTTTAAAATCAATGAAAACTGGAAAACCGAAGCCGATTATATCGATGCTTTATCAAAAAAATACCGCGACCAATACAAACGCACTCGTAAAAAAGCTTTGGGAATAGAGAAAAAGAAAATGGATCTAAATGATATCATTGCTTTTGAAGATACTATTTATGATTTGTATTATCATGTTGCCAAAAATGCCCCATTCAACACTTTTTTCTTGGCAAAAAATCATTTTAGCGTTTTTAAAGAAACATTAAAAGAAAAGTTTCTTTTTTATGGTTATTTTATTGACGGGAATTTAATTGGTTTCAATACTTTAATCATGAATGGTACCGCAATGGATACTTATTTCTTAGGGTATGACGAAAGCATTCAGCGTGAAAAAATGCTGTATTTAAACATGCTTTACGACATGATAGCATTTTCTATTAACAAAGGTTTTAAAGAGATTATTTTTGCACGAACGGCTCTAGAAATAAAAAGTTCTGTGGGTGCAAAACCTGTTAAAATGTATGGGCTTATCACACATAGCAACTCCTTAATCAATCATAATATTGCCAAACTATTTAATTATCTAGAACCCAAAACCGACTGGCAAGAACGAAATCCATTTAAATAA
- a CDS encoding App1 family protein yields MKPILKLYRGYANDQELIVMGHVFKPSTANDYDFQKKNFKNATSVLKLFQIKTIPNYDVYLKHGDRQIHTKTLNDGFFKFCIPLKEETGFGWMDYEVSITHKKETITSSASFIRPHEGNLGIISDIDDTFLISHTKNFFRKLYILLFRNVNDRKIFDDVVPHYQALSSAGRNNKNEKNAFFYISSSEWNLYRFIIQFTKIHDLPRAVILLKDIKTGMSDFFMSGRGNHDHKFDKIKHVLEFYPNLKYVLLGDDSQHDPILYERICKIFPVTVKAVYIRQTGKHKKEATETILKNLENLEVSVCYFKHSSEAIEHSKKIGIIA; encoded by the coding sequence ATGAAACCTATTTTAAAATTATATCGCGGATATGCCAATGATCAGGAACTAATTGTCATGGGACATGTTTTTAAACCATCAACGGCTAATGATTATGATTTTCAAAAGAAAAATTTCAAAAATGCTACTTCTGTACTCAAACTTTTCCAGATAAAAACAATTCCTAATTATGATGTTTATCTAAAACATGGTGATCGACAGATTCATACTAAAACTCTCAATGATGGCTTTTTTAAATTCTGTATTCCTTTAAAAGAAGAAACTGGTTTTGGATGGATGGACTATGAGGTTAGCATCACCCATAAAAAGGAAACCATAACATCTTCTGCCTCTTTCATCAGACCTCATGAAGGAAATTTAGGAATTATATCTGATATTGATGATACTTTTCTAATCTCACATACAAAAAATTTCTTCAGAAAATTATACATACTGCTTTTTAGAAATGTAAATGACCGAAAAATATTCGATGATGTTGTTCCGCATTATCAAGCACTAAGTTCTGCTGGGAGAAACAATAAAAACGAAAAAAATGCTTTTTTCTATATCTCAAGTAGCGAATGGAATTTGTATCGTTTTATTATTCAGTTCACAAAAATTCACGACTTACCAAGAGCTGTAATATTGCTAAAGGACATTAAAACTGGAATGTCCGACTTTTTTATGAGCGGCAGAGGAAATCACGATCATAAGTTTGATAAAATCAAACATGTCTTGGAGTTTTACCCAAACCTTAAATATGTATTATTAGGTGATGATTCTCAACATGATCCAATATTATACGAACGAATTTGCAAAATATTCCCTGTAACAGTAAAAGCTGTTTATATAAGACAAACCGGTAAACATAAAAAAGAAGCAACCGAAACTATTCTGAAAAACTTAGAAAATCTTGAAGTCTCTGTTTGCTATTTCAAGCATAGTAGCGAAGCAATTGAGCATTCTAAAAAGATTGGAATTATTGCCTGA